The following proteins are co-located in the Marispirochaeta aestuarii genome:
- a CDS encoding tripartite tricarboxylate transporter TctB family protein yields MLDFFRKNRDTALGLMFILLSIGVYIASFSIREVVDISVGPRFVPRLVAVAMAILGAVLIVQNIIIRRKIAEKVGEELAVEAVTEDPDTTPVDQIDQRAVLGTILLLILYVSLIWTFGFVPMTILYLFFQFWVLTPKDKRRWWLLILIAVLVPLGINYLFVNWFRLMLPSGMIW; encoded by the coding sequence ATGCTGGATTTCTTTCGTAAAAACAGGGATACCGCCCTGGGACTGATGTTCATCCTGCTGTCCATCGGGGTCTACATCGCGTCCTTTTCCATACGGGAGGTGGTGGACATCTCGGTGGGTCCGCGGTTTGTTCCACGCCTGGTGGCTGTCGCAATGGCGATACTGGGTGCAGTTCTGATTGTGCAGAATATTATCATACGCCGAAAAATAGCAGAAAAGGTCGGGGAAGAACTGGCCGTGGAAGCTGTAACCGAGGATCCGGATACCACCCCGGTGGACCAGATAGATCAGCGCGCGGTTCTTGGAACCATCCTGCTCCTTATTCTGTACGTATCCCTGATCTGGACCTTCGGCTTTGTCCCGATGACCATACTGTACCTGTTTTTCCAGTTCTGGGTACTTACCCCGAAGGACAAGCGTCGCTGGTGGCTCCTGATTCTGATCGCGGTGCTTGTTCCCCTGGGGATAAACTATCTGTTCGTTAACTGGTTCAGGCTGATGCTGCCTTCCGGAATGATCTGGTAG
- a CDS encoding tripartite tricarboxylate transporter permease gives MLTMILNGFNEVLALQPMLLIIGGVATGIIFGAIPGLTATMAVALCLPLTFGMTPISGMSLLVGLYIGGVSGGLISAILINIPGTPSSISTTFDGAPMAQRGLAGKALGAGMLYSFLGGLFSIIILTFVSPPLARFALRFGPFEYFAIAIFSLTMIATVSAGSLIKGLLSGMVGVLLATVGVAPIDAFPRFTFGLYELSGGFNLLPVLIGLFAISEILKTAETAINPDIKVIQKYKVKGFGLSMKEFLGQTKNFFRSSLIGTGIGILPGIGGGTANIIAYISAKKASKHPEKFGTGVLDGVVASESANNAAVGGALIPLITLGIPGDTVTAMLLGGLMIHGLAPGPMLFVTSGNVVYGIFVALFIANIIMLAMEFYGMRIFVRLLDIPKYYLLPVIMALCVVGAYGLNNRVFDVWSLVFFGLLGYGLLKTGFPLPPVILGFILGPIAETNLRRGLMLSKGDFTPFLTRPIAAIFLGITVISIALSIYNEQRRARQRIEEAAQELQE, from the coding sequence ATGCTGACCATGATTCTTAACGGTTTCAACGAAGTTCTCGCCCTGCAGCCGATGCTGCTGATCATTGGCGGTGTCGCCACGGGTATTATTTTCGGCGCGATTCCCGGTCTGACCGCTACCATGGCGGTTGCCCTCTGTCTGCCCCTTACCTTCGGCATGACCCCGATTTCCGGAATGTCCCTGCTTGTAGGGCTCTACATCGGAGGCGTCTCCGGAGGATTGATTTCCGCCATTCTCATCAACATTCCGGGGACCCCGTCCTCCATATCAACCACCTTCGACGGTGCCCCCATGGCACAGCGGGGACTGGCGGGCAAGGCTCTCGGCGCCGGAATGCTTTACTCCTTCCTGGGGGGACTCTTCAGTATTATCATACTCACCTTTGTATCCCCGCCTCTGGCCCGCTTTGCCCTGCGATTCGGTCCCTTTGAATACTTCGCCATCGCAATCTTTTCTCTTACCATGATTGCAACGGTAAGTGCCGGTTCCCTTATCAAGGGACTCCTGAGCGGTATGGTCGGAGTTCTACTTGCCACCGTCGGGGTGGCGCCCATCGACGCTTTTCCGCGCTTCACCTTCGGGCTGTATGAACTGTCCGGAGGGTTTAACCTGCTGCCGGTTCTGATCGGTCTCTTCGCCATATCAGAAATCCTGAAAACTGCGGAGACGGCTATCAATCCCGATATAAAGGTGATTCAGAAGTACAAGGTCAAGGGCTTCGGCCTGTCCATGAAGGAGTTCCTGGGTCAGACAAAGAATTTTTTCCGTTCCAGTCTGATCGGTACAGGAATCGGTATTCTGCCGGGCATCGGCGGAGGAACCGCAAATATTATAGCCTATATCTCCGCCAAGAAGGCCTCGAAGCACCCGGAAAAGTTCGGGACCGGGGTTCTGGACGGCGTGGTGGCCTCCGAATCCGCCAATAACGCCGCTGTCGGGGGTGCACTGATCCCCCTGATCACCCTGGGTATTCCCGGCGATACCGTAACCGCCATGCTCCTGGGCGGTCTGATGATCCACGGTCTTGCTCCGGGGCCCATGCTTTTTGTCACCAGCGGCAACGTCGTGTACGGTATTTTCGTCGCCCTCTTCATAGCCAATATAATCATGCTGGCCATGGAGTTCTACGGCATGCGTATTTTCGTGCGCCTCCTGGATATACCCAAGTACTACCTGCTTCCGGTAATCATGGCCCTCTGTGTTGTCGGGGCCTACGGCTTGAACAACCGGGTCTTTGATGTCTGGTCCCTGGTCTTCTTCGGCCTCCTGGGATACGGGCTCCTGAAAACCGGTTTTCCTTTGCCCCCGGTCATTCTGGGCTTCATTCTCGGACCCATCGCGGAGACCAATCTGCGCCGGGGATTGATGCTTTCAAAGGGAGATTTTACCCCTTTTCTGACACGACCCATAGCGGCGATCTTTCTTGGAATCACCGTAATTTCCATTGCCCTGTCCATTTACAATGAACAGCGCCGGGCCAGGCAGCGAATTGAAGAAGCTGCTCAGGAACTGCAGGAATAA
- a CDS encoding GatB/YqeY domain-containing protein produces MPTVQEYQKQRMLIRKSDPRRADVLGLILDTAKKAAKEENRETTEADFIAAVKKQIKAMEKTVELVQANNGDTSSQVAEIAIMREYLPPMMSEKELNAAIDRILAEFPEEERIKKNQGKFMGRLKVLGDSVDMGMAARILSGKLG; encoded by the coding sequence ATGCCAACTGTCCAGGAATACCAGAAGCAGCGGATGCTTATACGAAAAAGCGACCCCAGGCGGGCCGACGTGCTCGGTCTGATCCTCGATACCGCCAAAAAGGCGGCAAAGGAAGAAAACCGGGAAACCACTGAGGCCGATTTTATCGCAGCAGTGAAGAAGCAGATCAAGGCCATGGAAAAGACCGTGGAACTGGTGCAGGCAAACAATGGAGATACCAGCAGCCAGGTAGCTGAAATCGCCATAATGCGGGAGTATCTTCCTCCCATGATGAGCGAAAAGGAGCTGAACGCCGCAATTGACAGGATCCTGGCGGAATTCCCGGAAGAGGAACGGATTAAAAAGAACCAGGGAAAGTTCATGGGCAGACTTAAAGTCCTGGGAGATTCCGTCGACATGGGAATGGCAGCCAGGATTCTGTCTGGAAAACTCGGCTGA
- a CDS encoding GntR family transcriptional regulator produces MSSLDQKIFQKFEKASRADTIYEIIKDGILQGVWKPGDKIDDQELAKRLGVSRLSVREALSKFVENLIIEKQHWKGYQVRQLQWEEIEGVMEIRVALESIAIEHVARNVTPELIIELEGALDQAVRDMEADDHAAFRVSDYTFHEILHRECGNIWITNIISNIRVLIEIIRQISQEEHFRDVAAASIAEHRAVLDCLRNGDTRAAAETLRQHFQKHTERVRSEYKQPETAEHTEDYAASEK; encoded by the coding sequence ATGAGTTCACTAGATCAGAAAATTTTTCAGAAATTCGAAAAAGCCAGCCGGGCGGATACCATATACGAAATCATCAAGGACGGCATCCTGCAGGGGGTATGGAAGCCCGGGGACAAGATCGATGACCAGGAACTGGCAAAGAGACTCGGGGTAAGCCGACTTTCGGTACGGGAAGCCCTGTCAAAATTTGTGGAAAACCTCATTATCGAAAAGCAGCACTGGAAAGGATACCAGGTACGTCAGCTCCAGTGGGAAGAGATCGAAGGGGTTATGGAGATCCGGGTAGCCCTTGAGAGCATTGCAATTGAGCATGTTGCACGGAATGTAACTCCAGAGCTCATTATAGAGCTGGAAGGAGCACTGGACCAGGCAGTCCGGGATATGGAAGCGGATGATCATGCAGCTTTCAGAGTCTCAGACTACACCTTTCATGAAATACTTCATCGGGAATGCGGTAACATCTGGATAACCAATATTATCAGCAATATCCGGGTCCTTATCGAGATAATCCGACAGATCTCCCAGGAGGAACATTTCCGGGATGTAGCTGCAGCGAGTATTGCCGAGCACAGGGCCGTACTGGACTGTCTCAGAAATGGGGACACCCGGGCTGCGGCAGAAACCCTGCGTCAGCATTTCCAGAAACACACCGAACGCGTACGGTCCGAGTATAAACAGCCTGAGACCGCTGAGCACACTGAGGATTACGCAGCGTCAGAAAAATAA
- a CDS encoding zinc-dependent alcohol dehydrogenase → MSSMKGLVTYPDGEIKLTEVPVPRIGDNIFAPRDVLCEVEYCGICGSDIHKWLAEDKGDIKYPPNSVVSGHEIVSVVKEVGSGVTRFKPGDRVVHEIVTFYCGECPACLEGRYNICNTIPPMQGRAHFMTGGGFARYVVWPEQQLHRLPDSVGSREAVLMEPTAGSIHSVITRMGIKAGESVAILGPGARGLLMMQVCKAIGAGPIIMTGLTRDEPFRLAMAKKMGADRVVNVEKEDIREVIREMTGGIGVDAVLENTGSVEPIAESLDIVRKGGKVLWAGGGIRGGIVAPVDTYKIIVKEIDVKGEISQIPYDWKTAIHLVSTGKIELAPLVTHDFILDDWRKGFDLAATSAECLRVALKP, encoded by the coding sequence ATGAGCAGCATGAAGGGTCTCGTTACCTACCCTGATGGCGAGATCAAACTTACAGAGGTTCCCGTACCCCGGATCGGGGATAATATCTTTGCCCCCCGGGACGTACTGTGCGAAGTAGAATACTGCGGTATATGCGGAAGCGACATTCATAAGTGGCTTGCCGAGGACAAGGGAGACATAAAGTATCCGCCCAACTCGGTTGTAAGCGGTCATGAGATTGTCTCTGTCGTGAAAGAGGTGGGAAGCGGGGTCACCCGCTTCAAACCCGGGGACCGGGTGGTCCACGAGATCGTAACCTTCTACTGCGGAGAATGCCCCGCCTGCCTCGAAGGCCGCTACAATATATGCAACACCATTCCCCCCATGCAGGGACGGGCCCACTTTATGACCGGGGGCGGTTTCGCAAGGTATGTTGTCTGGCCGGAACAGCAGCTCCACAGGCTTCCGGATTCAGTGGGCAGCAGGGAGGCTGTACTGATGGAACCCACCGCCGGCAGTATTCACAGCGTTATTACCCGCATGGGCATCAAGGCCGGGGAATCCGTTGCCATCCTGGGACCGGGAGCCAGAGGACTTCTGATGATGCAGGTCTGTAAAGCCATCGGTGCAGGTCCCATTATCATGACCGGCCTTACCCGGGACGAACCCTTCCGGCTGGCCATGGCGAAAAAGATGGGAGCCGACCGGGTCGTCAATGTGGAAAAAGAGGACATCCGGGAGGTGATCAGAGAGATGACCGGCGGGATCGGGGTCGACGCGGTACTGGAAAATACCGGGTCAGTGGAACCGATCGCCGAATCTCTGGATATCGTACGCAAGGGCGGCAAGGTTCTCTGGGCGGGAGGCGGAATCCGCGGCGGCATTGTTGCCCCGGTGGATACCTACAAGATCATTGTCAAGGAGATCGATGTAAAGGGAGAGATCTCGCAGATTCCCTACGACTGGAAAACAGCGATTCATCTGGTATCCACGGGAAAGATTGAACTTGCTCCCCTGGTTACCCACGATTTTATCCTGGACGACTGGCGAAAGGGTTTTGACCTGGCGGCTACCAGTGCAGAGTGCCTGCGGGTCGCCCTGAAACCCTGA
- a CDS encoding nickel pincer cofactor-dependent isomerase, group 22: protein MSIIQSLLNQVPLPRMVRVRQHFERPVLSDPVGEFLSRFRSSSLLEKITRGMSIAIAVGSRGISNQPAIVKALVSELKSAGAEPFIVPAMGSHGGAVAEGQKAMLEGMGFTEEYLGVPIRATMETICLGDAGPDLPAYIDRYAHEADGIVIVNRIKPHVAFRGPYESGLAKMITIGLGKQRGAEVCHNLGFGKMAEHIPVIAARILEASNILFAVALLENAYHETCQVEPIDAEEILKKEPALQERAKELAPRLAFDELEVLIMDEIGKDISGTGFDTNVVGRYHTPYVTGGPRIARVAVLDITDVSHGNGNGLGIVDFTTLRAFNKFRFDQTYPNSLTSTVPASVKIPMVLENDRQVFQAAIRTCNLSRKEDARVVRIKNTISMDEIEISENLLPSARENPLLEIVSAPCELSFDEEGNLF, encoded by the coding sequence ATGAGTATAATACAGAGCCTGTTGAATCAGGTCCCGCTTCCCAGAATGGTCAGGGTCCGGCAGCACTTCGAGCGACCGGTACTCTCCGATCCCGTGGGTGAATTCCTGTCCCGTTTTCGCAGCAGCTCTCTCCTCGAAAAGATCACCAGGGGTATGAGTATCGCCATTGCAGTGGGAAGCCGGGGTATCAGCAACCAGCCTGCCATTGTCAAAGCCCTGGTTTCCGAACTCAAATCCGCCGGGGCGGAGCCTTTCATTGTTCCCGCCATGGGTTCCCACGGAGGTGCCGTCGCGGAAGGTCAGAAGGCAATGCTCGAAGGTATGGGCTTTACCGAAGAGTATCTTGGCGTCCCCATCCGGGCGACCATGGAAACGATCTGCCTCGGGGACGCAGGGCCTGATCTCCCCGCCTATATCGACAGATACGCCCACGAGGCCGATGGAATTGTCATTGTAAACCGCATAAAACCCCACGTGGCTTTCCGGGGACCCTACGAGAGCGGACTGGCCAAGATGATCACCATCGGCCTGGGAAAACAGCGTGGCGCCGAGGTATGCCACAATCTGGGATTCGGGAAAATGGCGGAGCACATTCCCGTGATTGCAGCCAGAATCCTGGAGGCGAGCAACATCCTCTTTGCCGTGGCTCTTCTTGAGAATGCCTATCACGAAACCTGCCAGGTTGAGCCGATAGACGCAGAGGAGATCCTGAAAAAGGAACCGGCTCTTCAGGAAAGGGCCAAGGAGCTGGCACCGCGCCTTGCCTTCGACGAACTGGAAGTCCTGATTATGGACGAAATCGGCAAGGACATCAGCGGAACCGGTTTCGATACCAACGTGGTGGGCCGTTACCACACACCCTATGTTACCGGAGGCCCCCGGATCGCCCGGGTGGCGGTACTGGATATTACCGACGTGAGCCACGGCAACGGAAACGGCCTTGGTATAGTGGACTTTACCACCCTGAGGGCCTTTAACAAGTTTCGCTTTGACCAGACCTACCCGAATTCCCTTACATCTACTGTACCGGCAAGCGTGAAGATTCCCATGGTACTGGAGAACGACCGCCAAGTCTTTCAGGCAGCGATTCGCACCTGCAACCTGAGCCGCAAGGAAGATGCCAGAGTTGTCCGTATAAAGAATACCATCTCCATGGATGAGATAGAGATATCGGAAAACCTGCTTCCCAGTGCCCGGGAAAATCCCCTGCTGGAGATCGTATCCGCACCCTGTGAACTGTCCTTCGACGAAGAGGGGAACCTCTTCTAG
- a CDS encoding chromate transporter, with translation MKDFFKDLMVLYSLFFKIGLFSIGGGYVMLPMLRLELVEKRKWVNDRELLDYYAIGQATPGIIAVNTATFVGYTRRGIPGALASTAGMVSPSLIIILAIAIFIPMMETMPLFQKAFRGIRVAVSVLLVSTLISLTKKGWKSWIDGLLTLAAFSAVVLLGASPFPVILAAGFLGLLLRRHRSGLQ, from the coding sequence ATGAAAGACTTTTTCAAGGACCTCATGGTCCTCTACTCACTGTTCTTCAAAATCGGTCTCTTTTCCATCGGCGGCGGGTATGTAATGCTTCCGATGCTGCGCCTTGAACTTGTGGAAAAGCGCAAATGGGTGAACGACCGGGAACTCCTGGATTACTACGCCATCGGACAGGCTACTCCGGGGATTATTGCCGTCAATACAGCCACCTTCGTGGGCTACACACGGCGCGGGATTCCCGGCGCCCTTGCATCGACGGCGGGCATGGTCAGCCCCTCGCTGATTATAATTCTGGCAATCGCGATCTTTATTCCCATGATGGAGACCATGCCCCTTTTCCAGAAGGCCTTCAGGGGAATACGGGTGGCCGTTTCGGTACTTCTTGTTTCGACCCTCATCTCCCTTACAAAAAAGGGCTGGAAATCCTGGATAGACGGCCTGCTCACCCTGGCGGCCTTCAGCGCGGTAGTCCTCCTGGGGGCCTCACCCTTTCCGGTGATTCTTGCAGCGGGATTTCTGGGACTTCTTTTACGCCGTCACAGGAGCGGCCTCCAATGA
- a CDS encoding chromate transporter produces the protein MSFISLFITFFNIGLFTIGGGLASLPLLYEAVVDGGMISRNLFVDMLAISQSTPGPIGINMATFAGYQIAGIPGGFVATLGMVAPSLIIIVLIAAWFTNFSSHPLVQDVMGGIRPAALGLIASAAWFIFREALFIPGTDMQISLPAAGLFIALAAAYKLKPATPVVYILAGGVLGIFLF, from the coding sequence ATGAGCTTCATCTCCCTTTTTATCACCTTTTTCAATATAGGGCTCTTTACCATCGGCGGAGGGCTGGCAAGTCTGCCCCTCCTCTACGAGGCGGTTGTGGACGGCGGCATGATCAGCCGCAACCTCTTTGTCGATATGCTGGCCATAAGCCAGTCGACCCCGGGACCCATAGGCATAAATATGGCCACCTTTGCCGGCTACCAGATCGCCGGGATTCCCGGAGGATTTGTCGCCACCCTGGGGATGGTAGCCCCGTCGCTGATTATAATCGTGCTCATTGCCGCCTGGTTTACCAACTTCTCGTCCCATCCCCTGGTACAGGATGTGATGGGGGGTATCCGTCCCGCGGCCCTCGGCCTTATAGCCTCGGCAGCCTGGTTTATATTCCGGGAAGCCCTTTTTATCCCGGGTACCGATATGCAGATCAGTCTCCCCGCTGCGGGTCTGTTTATTGCCCTGGCTGCTGCCTACAAGCTGAAACCCGCCACTCCGGTTGTCTATATTCTTGCCGGGGGTGTTCTGGGAATCTTTCTGTTCTGA
- a CDS encoding DEAD/DEAH box helicase: MTEFSSLGLTEELLKGTSKLGFTTPTPIQARAIPELLNSDGDFVVLAGTGTGKTAAFGLPLLQKLDPGFRGTQALILSPTRELCCQIAEDLKRFSAFLPEVSIVPVYGGASMGLQIRELKRNPRIIVATPGRLIDHLERGNIDLGQIRTLVLDEADEMLSMGFREELESILALTPGDKQTCLFSATMPRDIRAMVQNFLDNPREISSLKSEEEASTVDHNYLMVNHRDRFEALRRFIAKQQNFYGIVFCRTKDQTREIAVKLAEDGLSADAIHGDLSQMQRDYVMQRFRKGAVSILVATDVAARGIDVDSLTHVVHYELPHDAESYVHRSGRTGRAGREGMSLAIATPADRHKLRSLERRIKSGVNRIEVPTGNEILQHRIDTFVTELENAEELPRESADCMKGAIERLRGLSQEELIEKILHTQFREQIEYFSKKQDIRAAVQGPRERKGGFREQDSRKRGPRGRNEVDYVKVKFSMGSHEGLTKSEIIGLANRAMKGMRFPIGEVRLKKSSATIEVPRDISLELARRIEGKVIREKRQTA; encoded by the coding sequence ATGACAGAATTCTCATCCCTCGGTTTAACCGAAGAGCTCCTCAAGGGGACCTCCAAACTCGGGTTTACCACACCCACCCCGATTCAGGCCAGGGCGATCCCTGAACTTCTGAACTCCGACGGGGACTTCGTTGTACTTGCAGGCACCGGCACGGGTAAAACAGCGGCCTTCGGCCTTCCTCTGCTTCAGAAACTGGATCCCGGCTTTCGCGGTACCCAGGCCCTTATTCTGAGTCCCACCAGGGAACTCTGCTGCCAGATAGCCGAGGATCTCAAGCGCTTCTCAGCCTTTCTGCCCGAGGTTTCCATCGTTCCCGTCTACGGCGGGGCCAGCATGGGGCTTCAGATCCGGGAGCTGAAAAGGAATCCCCGGATTATCGTTGCCACCCCGGGACGACTGATCGACCACCTGGAACGGGGAAATATTGACCTTGGCCAAATCCGGACCCTCGTTCTGGACGAAGCAGACGAGATGCTCTCCATGGGCTTTCGCGAGGAACTTGAATCGATCCTGGCCCTGACTCCCGGAGATAAACAGACCTGTCTCTTTTCCGCAACCATGCCCCGGGATATCCGCGCCATGGTTCAGAACTTTCTCGACAATCCCCGGGAAATCTCCTCCCTCAAGAGCGAGGAAGAGGCAAGTACCGTTGACCACAACTACCTTATGGTCAATCACCGCGACCGTTTTGAAGCCCTGCGCCGTTTTATCGCGAAACAGCAGAATTTCTACGGCATCGTCTTCTGCCGCACAAAAGACCAGACCCGCGAGATCGCCGTGAAGCTTGCGGAGGACGGACTTTCCGCTGACGCAATCCACGGCGACCTTTCCCAGATGCAGCGGGATTACGTTATGCAGCGCTTTCGCAAAGGAGCAGTCAGCATCCTGGTCGCCACCGACGTTGCCGCCCGGGGCATCGATGTGGACAGCCTGACCCATGTAGTACATTACGAACTACCCCATGACGCCGAGTCCTACGTACACCGCTCAGGACGTACCGGCCGTGCCGGAAGAGAAGGCATGTCCCTGGCAATCGCTACCCCCGCAGACCGCCACAAGCTGCGTTCCCTGGAGCGGCGCATAAAGAGCGGGGTAAACCGCATTGAGGTTCCCACGGGGAACGAAATCCTGCAGCACAGGATAGACACCTTTGTGACGGAGCTGGAAAACGCCGAAGAACTTCCGAGGGAATCAGCCGACTGCATGAAAGGTGCCATCGAACGCCTGCGCGGCCTCTCCCAGGAGGAACTGATCGAAAAGATCCTCCACACCCAGTTCAGGGAACAGATTGAATACTTCAGCAAAAAGCAGGACATACGAGCCGCCGTCCAGGGGCCCCGGGAACGAAAGGGCGGTTTCAGGGAACAGGACAGCAGAAAACGCGGCCCCCGGGGCAGGAACGAAGTGGATTATGTAAAGGTAAAGTTTTCCATGGGAAGCCACGAAGGCCTGACAAAATCGGAGATTATCGGTCTTGCAAACCGGGCCATGAAGGGAATGCGATTTCCCATCGGAGAGGTTCGGCTCAAAAAGAGCAGTGCAACCATAGAGGTCCCCAGGGATATTTCCCTGGAACTTGCCCGGCGGATCGAGGGCAAGGTAATCCGGGAAAAACGTCAGACCGCATAA
- a CDS encoding lysophospholipid acyltransferase family protein produces the protein MLGRLFDSFVYLLIRVACRIESSELEKVPRTGPLLVVFNHINFLEAPLFYLLMRPRRIYGVMKVELSRVPVVKNIARRWGGIPLKRGAPPSAAFRKVGELLSEGAIIGLAPEGTRSRNGHLQKGNPGVVTLALQNDVPILPVAHYGSQNLWKNLKRFKRTQIHFKVGTPFKLAAPERVNKESRRLLTDQMMKQMALLLPPELRGEYSRVDEIGEDLIERLE, from the coding sequence ATGCTGGGACGTCTTTTTGACTCATTCGTGTATCTGCTTATTCGTGTCGCCTGCCGTATTGAATCTTCCGAGCTTGAGAAGGTCCCCCGGACCGGTCCTCTCCTGGTTGTGTTCAACCACATAAATTTTCTGGAGGCCCCGCTTTTTTATCTGCTCATGCGTCCGAGGAGGATATACGGTGTCATGAAGGTCGAACTCTCTCGGGTCCCGGTGGTAAAAAACATCGCACGGCGCTGGGGCGGGATTCCCCTGAAACGGGGCGCACCGCCTTCGGCGGCATTTCGAAAGGTGGGGGAACTCCTCTCCGAGGGAGCGATTATCGGTCTGGCTCCCGAGGGAACCCGTTCCCGAAACGGGCACCTGCAAAAGGGAAATCCCGGAGTGGTTACCCTGGCCCTGCAGAACGATGTTCCGATTCTGCCGGTTGCACATTACGGGAGCCAGAATCTCTGGAAAAATCTGAAGCGTTTTAAACGTACGCAGATCCATTTCAAGGTAGGTACGCCCTTCAAGCTGGCGGCCCCGGAGAGGGTAAACAAGGAGAGCCGGAGACTCCTCACCGACCAGATGATGAAGCAGATGGCCCTGCTTTTACCTCCGGAGTTGAGGGGTGAGTATTCCCGGGTCGATGAGATCGGCGAAGATCTGATCGAAAGGCTTGAATAA